A genome region from Akkermansiaceae bacterium includes the following:
- a CDS encoding nucleotide exchange factor GrpE, giving the protein MQQDESKPQDEIPATPEESEPTDQAQEPTQELDPWEQLEAEAAKWKELALRTAAEMDNLRKRTARDREEAIRYANQRLLEDLLPVIDNFEMGMLAAAQDTSSMIYIGMDMVRKQLNDFLASQGVEEIKAEGPFDANLHDAVSQEASVLPEGEIIRTTRRGFKIRDRLLRPASVVVSAPPEA; this is encoded by the coding sequence ATGCAGCAAGACGAATCAAAACCGCAGGACGAAATCCCCGCCACCCCGGAGGAAAGCGAGCCCACGGATCAAGCCCAGGAACCGACTCAGGAACTCGATCCATGGGAACAGCTTGAGGCGGAAGCCGCAAAGTGGAAGGAGCTAGCACTCCGCACCGCCGCCGAGATGGACAACCTTCGCAAACGCACCGCCCGTGATCGCGAGGAAGCAATCCGCTACGCAAACCAGCGCCTTTTGGAAGATCTGCTCCCGGTCATCGATAACTTCGAGATGGGCATGCTGGCCGCAGCTCAGGACACATCCTCGATGATCTACATCGGCATGGATATGGTTCGCAAACAGCTCAACGATTTCCTCGCCTCCCAGGGTGTCGAGGAAATCAAGGCCGAGGGTCCCTTCGACGCGAACCTTCATGACGCCGTCTCCCAGGAGGCCTCCGTGCTCCCCGAGGGCGAGATCATCCGCACCACCCGCCGCGGTTTCAAGATCCGCGACCGCCTCCTCCGTCCCGCCAGCGTCGTCGTCTCCGCACCGCCGGAAGCATAA
- a CDS encoding 3'-5' exonuclease: MKDQRKVRDVVFAGIDFEGAGAQRGKEDWPVQIGMGTWSLERGYDNFYVSFLEQEGEVDWYAKKIHGIEESHLAGAPSLLSLWPEVNGRLGDGAVPVAHAKGTEKRFLRKFPGNPFDPWVDTLLLARAAMPEQKKHSLGVLCEEIGVADKVRELVPGRDWHDALFDAVASLVLLEWMVRRYGLEDLPLWALVVPNTGAWYRLRKALS; encoded by the coding sequence GTGAAGGATCAGAGAAAGGTGCGGGATGTTGTGTTTGCAGGGATCGACTTCGAGGGGGCGGGGGCGCAGCGCGGCAAGGAGGATTGGCCGGTGCAGATCGGGATGGGGACGTGGTCGCTGGAGCGAGGCTATGATAATTTTTACGTGTCTTTCCTTGAGCAGGAAGGGGAGGTGGATTGGTATGCGAAGAAAATCCACGGGATTGAGGAAAGCCATCTTGCAGGGGCACCGAGTCTGCTTTCGCTGTGGCCGGAGGTGAACGGGCGCTTGGGAGACGGGGCGGTGCCGGTGGCCCATGCGAAGGGGACGGAAAAGCGTTTCCTCAGGAAGTTCCCGGGAAATCCGTTCGATCCCTGGGTGGATACGCTGTTGCTGGCGAGGGCGGCGATGCCGGAGCAGAAGAAACATTCGCTGGGGGTGCTCTGCGAGGAGATCGGGGTGGCGGACAAGGTGAGGGAGCTGGTGCCTGGCAGGGACTGGCACGATGCGCTTTTCGATGCGGTGGCGAGCCTGGTGCTGCTGGAGTGGATGGTGAGGCGCTATGGTCTTGAGGATCTGCCGCTGTGGGCGCTGGTGGTGCCGAACACCGGTGCATGGTACCGGCTGCGGAAGGCGCTGAGCTGA
- the dnaJ gene encoding molecular chaperone DnaJ, whose amino-acid sequence MPRDYYEILGVSKSADAAEIKKAYRKLAVKYHPDKNPGDHTAEDKFKELGQAYEALSDPDKRAAYDRYGHDAFSGGMGGGRGGFHDPADIFSQVFGGAFGGGFEEFFGGGGSRKKSGKQRGSDLRYDLEITLEEAAKGVEKELEIERNVPCGKCNATGSKGSGGVKTCSTCGGRGVVGRQAGIFIQQSTCPECRGAGETVSDPCGDCRGEGRIERETRIKLRIPPGVDTGVRLRSTGNGDAGVRGGATGDLYAFLHVSDHDVFEREGTTLFCDVPLNFSTAALGGELKVPTLDGQSSIKIPAGTQGGTTFRVREKGMPALSGGARGDLNVTVQVEVPTKLNKEQQEKLRAFSESIGQHNSPVHQGFLEKAKRFFDL is encoded by the coding sequence ATGCCCCGCGACTACTACGAAATCCTCGGTGTCTCCAAGAGCGCCGATGCCGCAGAGATCAAGAAAGCCTACCGCAAGCTCGCGGTGAAATATCACCCGGACAAAAACCCCGGCGATCACACGGCGGAGGACAAATTCAAGGAACTCGGCCAAGCCTATGAGGCGCTTTCCGATCCCGACAAGCGCGCCGCCTACGACCGCTACGGCCACGATGCCTTCTCCGGTGGCATGGGTGGCGGACGCGGCGGCTTCCACGATCCGGCTGACATTTTCTCCCAAGTATTCGGAGGTGCCTTCGGCGGCGGCTTCGAGGAATTCTTTGGCGGCGGCGGTTCGCGGAAAAAATCCGGCAAACAACGCGGATCCGATCTCCGCTACGATCTTGAAATCACCCTCGAAGAGGCGGCCAAGGGCGTGGAAAAGGAACTCGAGATCGAGCGCAACGTACCCTGCGGGAAATGCAATGCCACCGGCTCAAAAGGCTCGGGCGGCGTGAAAACCTGCTCCACCTGCGGCGGGCGCGGAGTGGTCGGCAGGCAGGCGGGCATTTTCATCCAGCAATCCACCTGCCCGGAATGCCGCGGAGCCGGAGAGACCGTGTCCGATCCCTGCGGCGACTGCCGCGGCGAGGGTCGGATAGAGCGCGAGACCCGCATCAAACTCCGCATCCCTCCTGGCGTCGATACCGGCGTCCGCCTCCGCTCCACCGGCAACGGCGATGCCGGGGTGCGCGGCGGCGCCACGGGGGATCTCTACGCCTTTCTCCACGTCTCCGACCACGATGTCTTCGAGCGCGAGGGCACCACCCTGTTCTGCGATGTCCCCCTCAACTTCAGCACCGCAGCACTCGGCGGCGAGCTCAAGGTGCCGACCCTCGACGGCCAGTCATCCATCAAGATCCCTGCGGGAACCCAAGGCGGCACCACCTTCCGCGTCCGTGAAAAAGGCATGCCAGCCCTCTCCGGCGGCGCAAGGGGCGATCTCAACGTCACAGTCCAGGTGGAGGTGCCCACAAAGCTCAACAAGGAACAACAGGAAAAACTCCGCGCCTTCTCCGAGTCCATAGGCCAGCACAACTCCCCCGTCCACCAGGGCTTCCTCGAGAAAGCAAAACGCTTCTTCGATCTCTGA
- a CDS encoding DUF58 domain-containing protein: MLRLPFRTRVWRGAAGEFAGSGTGASMDFQDHRAYAPGDDPRHINWNAYARTGQYSMKLFREEIRPIVDLILDASASMFFSPEKEKRTSELLSFLTDSSLAAGASVRIHAIAGDAQLAIDPMSLRANRWQADVKALAPTDPSAPPEIHRLPLRSSALRVLLSDLLFPADPNPVLRTLSQRQGTPILFCPYTAAESDPAWSGNYDFIDAERNTRHPHRIEAATLRRYREAYTGHFNLWKEAALRHQAPFARIPAELDLIPALYAHALPTKAVEPTK; this comes from the coding sequence ATGCTAAGGCTCCCCTTCCGCACCCGAGTCTGGCGAGGCGCCGCCGGTGAATTTGCAGGCTCCGGCACCGGTGCCTCCATGGACTTCCAGGATCACCGCGCCTACGCCCCGGGTGACGACCCGCGCCACATCAACTGGAACGCCTACGCCCGCACCGGCCAGTATTCGATGAAACTTTTCCGCGAGGAAATACGTCCCATTGTCGATCTCATCCTGGATGCCTCCGCTTCCATGTTCTTCTCCCCGGAAAAGGAAAAGCGCACCAGCGAGCTGCTCAGTTTTCTGACGGATTCATCGCTGGCGGCCGGAGCCAGCGTCCGCATCCACGCCATCGCCGGCGACGCACAGCTCGCCATCGATCCCATGTCCCTCCGCGCCAACCGCTGGCAGGCCGACGTCAAGGCTCTCGCCCCCACCGATCCCTCAGCACCGCCGGAAATCCACCGCCTGCCGCTCCGCTCCAGCGCCCTCCGCGTCCTCCTCTCAGACCTCCTGTTCCCCGCCGATCCCAATCCGGTCCTGCGCACCCTCTCCCAGCGCCAGGGCACGCCCATCCTCTTCTGCCCCTACACCGCCGCCGAGTCCGATCCGGCATGGTCCGGCAACTACGATTTCATCGACGCGGAGCGGAACACCCGCCACCCCCACCGCATCGAGGCCGCCACACTGCGCCGCTACCGCGAGGCCTACACCGGACATTTCAATCTCTGGAAGGAAGCGGCGCTGCGCCATCAGGCACCCTTCGCCCGCATTCCCGCAGAGCTCGATCTCATCCCCGCCCTCTATGCCCACGCCCTCCCTACGAAAGCCGTGGAGCCGACAAAGTGA
- a CDS encoding insulinase family protein: protein MRNASPLILALILAATAIFLSIRGKVDQTADANPKPSPAQAAAENLAPPKNTSDIPADPSAVFGTLDNGLDYVILPNSEPPNRVSIRLHIAAGSLMESEDQRGLAHFLEHMVFNGTKRFKDANQLIRQMQTRGIAFGAHVNAYTSFDETVYMLDLPDLKDDTMDLCFGIMRDFGDGALLSEEEIDAERGVILSEKRSRDSVGYRMMQKQFDTLLPGSLIPKRFPIGVEEVIENAPRERFQDFYSKYYVPQRMTFVVVGNIDAAEIQERIKDTFGSMENPESPGSKPDLGTITVPAGTEAHVFSDPELDSTDLSLLLVRPYAKQPDTIATRSAKLPISIANFILDRRFERISKQENSPISSGSASKSVLFNELELGSISAVAADDRWQEALPVLEQEFRRAIEHGFTEAELAEAKANILNSYREAVKRKESRKSEALATAIAGAVNDGTVFSTPETDLKLTEKALDGITTGMVHDSFVAFWKAPGYHLVLSTKQAPGDGTESLSSIYRESAATDVTPPAEREIVPFAYTDFGKPGTISETTQVEDLDITQLVLSNNIRVNLKKTEFEKNRIRMFARIGSGKLSQPGDKPMLDAFAQSIYDGGGLGKHSNDELSEILAGRNVSVGMGIGEDAFTLSGTTTPDDQLLQLQLMVASLTDPGYRTEALWQFQKAIPVLFQNLKHTPSGPSKEMDAWLHGGDFRYTLPTQVQLSGYTIDEVKSWLTPELEKGYLELSIVGDFDREQLIADLLATIGTLPERSAAPAAETTNPRTIAFPEAPAEKSFSYESKIPQAVATGIWKTDGMRGNIPEFRRLNVLSDIFGDRLREEIREKLGASYSPNAGASGDDALDGFGYLIAQAVGKPDDIPLLLSTMESIAAELAENGATADELSRALAPTLSSLEKTLRDNSYWLGTVLSQSQADPGRLDLARSRDADYRSITLEEINAIAKKYFQKENLIKASILPKE from the coding sequence ATGCGCAACGCCAGTCCGCTCATCCTAGCCCTCATCCTCGCCGCCACCGCCATATTCCTATCCATTCGGGGAAAGGTGGACCAAACCGCAGACGCAAACCCAAAGCCCTCCCCGGCACAGGCCGCCGCTGAAAACCTTGCCCCACCCAAAAACACCAGCGACATCCCCGCCGATCCCTCCGCCGTTTTCGGCACCCTCGACAACGGGCTCGATTACGTGATCCTGCCCAACTCCGAGCCTCCCAACCGCGTCTCCATCCGCCTCCATATCGCAGCAGGATCGCTCATGGAGTCGGAAGACCAGCGCGGCCTCGCCCACTTCCTGGAGCACATGGTCTTCAACGGCACAAAGCGCTTCAAGGATGCCAACCAACTCATCCGCCAGATGCAGACACGCGGCATCGCCTTCGGCGCACATGTCAATGCATACACCTCATTCGACGAAACCGTTTACATGCTCGATCTGCCGGATCTCAAGGACGACACCATGGATCTCTGCTTCGGCATCATGCGCGATTTCGGCGACGGGGCGCTCCTAAGCGAGGAGGAAATCGATGCCGAGCGAGGCGTCATCCTTTCCGAAAAACGATCCCGCGATTCCGTCGGATACCGGATGATGCAGAAGCAATTCGACACACTCCTGCCCGGTTCGCTCATCCCGAAACGCTTCCCCATCGGCGTAGAGGAAGTCATCGAAAACGCGCCCCGCGAGCGCTTCCAGGATTTCTACTCGAAATACTATGTCCCGCAACGCATGACATTCGTCGTCGTCGGAAACATCGATGCCGCGGAGATCCAGGAGAGGATCAAGGACACATTCGGCTCCATGGAGAATCCGGAAAGCCCCGGCTCCAAGCCGGATCTAGGCACAATCACGGTCCCCGCAGGCACCGAGGCCCACGTCTTCTCCGATCCCGAGCTCGACTCCACCGATCTCTCCCTCCTCCTCGTCCGCCCCTACGCGAAACAGCCGGACACCATCGCAACCCGCTCCGCGAAACTCCCCATCTCCATCGCGAATTTCATCCTCGACCGCCGCTTCGAGCGCATTTCGAAACAGGAGAACTCACCCATCTCATCCGGTAGCGCATCGAAGTCCGTGCTCTTCAACGAACTCGAGCTCGGCTCCATTTCCGCCGTCGCTGCCGACGACCGCTGGCAGGAAGCCCTGCCCGTCCTTGAACAGGAATTCCGTCGCGCCATAGAGCACGGCTTCACCGAGGCGGAGCTTGCCGAGGCCAAGGCGAACATCCTCAACTCCTACCGGGAAGCGGTGAAACGGAAGGAGTCCCGCAAGTCCGAAGCGCTCGCAACCGCCATCGCCGGAGCGGTCAACGACGGAACCGTTTTCTCAACCCCGGAAACGGATCTCAAGCTCACCGAGAAAGCGCTCGACGGCATCACCACCGGAATGGTTCACGACTCCTTCGTCGCCTTCTGGAAAGCCCCCGGCTACCACCTCGTCCTCTCCACCAAGCAAGCCCCCGGGGACGGCACGGAATCACTCTCCTCCATCTATCGGGAATCCGCCGCAACCGATGTCACCCCCCCTGCCGAACGTGAGATCGTGCCCTTCGCTTACACCGATTTCGGAAAGCCCGGAACCATCTCGGAGACCACGCAAGTCGAGGATCTGGACATCACCCAGCTCGTCCTCTCAAACAACATCCGCGTCAATCTCAAGAAAACCGAGTTCGAGAAAAACCGCATCCGCATGTTTGCCCGCATCGGCTCCGGGAAACTCTCCCAACCCGGGGACAAGCCCATGCTCGACGCCTTCGCCCAGTCCATCTACGACGGCGGCGGCCTCGGCAAGCACTCCAACGACGAGCTATCCGAAATCCTGGCCGGCCGCAACGTTTCCGTCGGCATGGGTATCGGCGAGGATGCCTTCACCCTTTCCGGCACCACAACCCCGGACGACCAGCTGCTGCAGCTCCAGCTCATGGTCGCTTCCCTCACCGACCCCGGCTATCGCACTGAGGCGCTATGGCAGTTCCAGAAAGCCATCCCAGTCCTCTTCCAAAACCTCAAACACACACCCTCCGGACCATCCAAGGAAATGGACGCATGGCTCCATGGGGGCGATTTCCGCTACACCCTCCCCACCCAGGTGCAGCTCTCCGGCTACACCATCGACGAAGTGAAATCATGGCTCACCCCTGAGCTTGAAAAGGGCTACCTCGAGCTCTCCATCGTAGGTGATTTCGACCGGGAGCAACTCATCGCAGACCTGCTCGCCACCATCGGCACCCTGCCGGAGCGCAGCGCCGCACCGGCAGCCGAAACCACCAACCCACGCACCATCGCTTTCCCGGAAGCCCCTGCGGAAAAATCATTCTCCTACGAATCCAAGATCCCGCAGGCCGTCGCCACCGGCATCTGGAAAACCGATGGGATGCGCGGAAATATTCCTGAGTTCCGCCGCCTCAACGTCCTCTCCGATATCTTCGGCGACCGCCTCCGCGAGGAAATCCGCGAGAAGCTCGGCGCCTCCTACTCACCCAATGCCGGAGCCTCCGGCGACGATGCCCTCGATGGCTTCGGATACCTCATCGCCCAAGCCGTCGGCAAGCCGGATGACATCCCTCTCCTCCTCTCCACCATGGAATCCATCGCCGCCGAACTCGCCGAAAACGGAGCCACCGCCGACGAGCTTTCCCGCGCCCTTGCCCCCACCCTCTCCTCCCTCGAGAAAACACTGCGAGACAATTCCTACTGGCTCGGAACCGTCCTCTCCCAGTCCCAGGCCGACCCCGGCCGCCTCGACCTCGCCCGCTCTCGCGACGCCGACTACAGATCCATCACCCTCGAAGAGATCAACGCCATCGCCAAAAAGTATTTCCAGAAGGAGAACCTCATCAAGGCATCCATCCTGCCCAAGGAATAA